A genome region from bacterium includes the following:
- a CDS encoding M14-type cytosolic carboxypeptidase: MPGWTAARPTGDTHTVGTDLGNPHGGKGCGVITGTTAANGARAALVQEFYGKTALPAGQTYRYTLSYRTEGAGDGSATVLVDCYTAAGESGYKGLVSLKLPASAAWRSETGEFALPEGIVRTRMLLYLRGAGKAWYDDVALTPAAEPEKNLLRNGGFEPPSSYVYDLAPTKDGGPVQFSADFDNGTLGRVKAVGPDEFYLYAFPEGKPISPQTWFHFKIEGCAGREVTFHLNPAPYSRKTDWGYDARTPVMSYDGDTWVGIEDKSWSDDGSLLTFRQRFTQSPAWIAYFYPYAGDHITHFLQAHAASPYFASRVLGQTKAGRPLRMYSLTDPAVPEANKRAVLLTTLQHDIETTGAWALEGIARFVLSDDPRAAALRRAFVFYIVPRLDVDGAADGNLYTPPGVGNMNRQWGLDTVAEVKLVEAFARELAARGQRLELFMDFHGWCTPERTTLFMTFGREISSDADEADATRLADMIRQRLTGKVHTTVWRHMEEHVTDAKTDLRRLAPGWMKYEAGARLAYSIEIFGEPTCTQEGYLQWGQSFAEGFAEFAGCGR; this comes from the coding sequence GTGCCCGGCTGGACCGCGGCCCGGCCGACGGGCGACACCCACACCGTGGGGACTGACCTCGGCAACCCGCACGGTGGCAAGGGCTGCGGCGTCATCACGGGGACAACCGCCGCCAACGGCGCCCGCGCCGCCCTCGTCCAGGAGTTCTATGGGAAGACCGCCCTGCCTGCCGGCCAGACGTACCGCTACACCCTCAGCTACCGCACCGAGGGCGCGGGGGACGGCAGCGCGACCGTCCTGGTGGACTGTTACACCGCCGCGGGGGAGAGCGGCTACAAGGGTCTGGTCAGTCTGAAGCTCCCCGCGTCGGCGGCCTGGCGCAGCGAGACCGGCGAGTTCGCGCTCCCCGAAGGCATCGTCCGCACCCGCATGTTGCTGTACCTGCGCGGCGCGGGGAAGGCCTGGTATGACGATGTCGCGCTCACGCCCGCCGCCGAACCCGAGAAGAACCTGCTACGCAACGGCGGCTTCGAGCCGCCGTCCTCGTATGTCTACGACCTGGCCCCCACAAAGGACGGTGGTCCCGTGCAGTTCTCTGCCGACTTCGACAATGGCACCCTCGGTCGCGTCAAGGCCGTGGGGCCCGACGAGTTCTACCTGTACGCCTTCCCGGAGGGCAAGCCGATCTCGCCGCAGACCTGGTTCCACTTCAAGATCGAGGGCTGTGCCGGCCGCGAGGTGACCTTCCACCTCAACCCGGCGCCCTACAGCCGCAAGACCGACTGGGGCTATGATGCGCGCACCCCGGTGATGAGCTACGACGGGGACACCTGGGTGGGTATCGAGGACAAGTCGTGGAGCGACGACGGCAGCCTCCTGACCTTCCGCCAGCGCTTCACCCAGTCCCCGGCCTGGATCGCCTACTTCTATCCCTACGCCGGCGACCACATCACCCACTTCCTGCAGGCCCATGCCGCCAGCCCGTACTTCGCCTCCCGCGTCCTGGGCCAGACGAAGGCGGGGCGGCCGCTGCGGATGTACAGCCTCACCGATCCGGCCGTGCCCGAAGCGAACAAGCGCGCCGTCCTGCTGACCACGCTGCAGCATGACATCGAGACGACGGGGGCGTGGGCGCTGGAGGGGATCGCGCGGTTCGTGCTCTCCGACGACCCGCGTGCCGCGGCCCTGCGCCGCGCCTTCGTCTTCTACATCGTGCCACGCCTGGACGTGGACGGCGCGGCCGACGGCAACCTCTACACCCCGCCCGGCGTCGGCAACATGAACCGGCAGTGGGGGCTGGACACCGTCGCCGAGGTCAAGCTGGTCGAGGCCTTCGCGCGCGAGCTGGCCGCTCGCGGCCAGCGCCTGGAGCTGTTCATGGACTTCCACGGCTGGTGCACGCCCGAGCGCACCACGCTCTTCATGACCTTCGGTCGGGAGATCTCCAGTGACGCCGACGAGGCTGACGCCACGCGACTGGCCGACATGATCCGCCAACGACTGACCGGCAAGGTCCACACCACGGTCTGGCGCCACATGGAAGAGCACGTGACCGACGCGAAAACCGACCTGCGTCGCTTGGCGCCGGGCTGGATGAAGTACGAGGCCGGAGCGCGGCTGGCGTACTCGATCGAGATCTTCGGCGAGCCGACCTGCACCCAGGAGGGCTACCTCCAGTGGGGCCAGTCCTTCGCCGAGGGCTTCGCGGAGTTCGCCGGGTGCGGGAGGTAG